In Maniola jurtina chromosome 2, ilManJurt1.1, whole genome shotgun sequence, the following proteins share a genomic window:
- the LOC123877883 gene encoding gamma-2-syntrophin, with protein MMTPIEEKKDEKIRTGMVQVSDGKSRPRPARLVLTMEAVTVQREVVIPPQPPRDKSVPHARERMVQLTRQKVGGLGLSIKGGAEHKLPILISKIYKDQAADQTGQLFVGDAVIKVNGEYITACKHDDAVNILRNAGDIVVLTVKHYRAATPFLQKQADGASDTDSSTGDEHPSLHNKVDANCNSERTADTNGGWQSAWGDAEESSRPGSAAGSTRSSRPPSVASDRLNDRATEGAKEWVDVISVPLMMGYVTRYVFGTDKLRPGAFEVRGARPQVTTGVIHVDEPAALSHWLKSISDNIMGLTNLQMKLFNRHLSGGERIEYMGWVHEGLVSGAQPWQTYRPKFLVLKGTDVMLFDVPPTNITELAKCPETLKVYQTMFRTVKESETVDWRQHCFLVQSSTSLTAAAAPRYFSAETRHELLRLEAAWTANIVNSVVRLGKKTFTVVHMGRAAGLTLDWSSGFSLSEGTPGAAPVWSYRFSQLRGSSDDGKSKLKLHFQDTETKVIETKELECQILQSLLFCMHAFLTAKVASVDPAFLASIQQAN; from the exons ATGATGACTCCTATCGAAGAGAAGAAAGATGAAAAG ATCCGCACAGGCATGGTGCAAGTATCAGACGGCAAGTCCCGGCCTCGGCCGGCGCGCCTCGTGCTCACGATGGAGGCGGTGACGGTGCAGCGCGAGGTGGTCATACCGCCCCAACCTCCCCGCGACAAGAGCGTGCCCCACGCTAGG GAGCGAATGGTCCAACTAACCCGGCAGAAGGTGGGCGGATTAGGCTTGAGTATAAAGGGGGGCGCGGAACACAAGCTGCCCATCCTCATCTCCAAGATATACAAGGACCAAGCGGCTGATCAGACGGGGCAGCTGTTTGTTGGGGACGCAGTTATCAAAG TGAACGGGGAATACATAACGGCGTGCAAGCACGATGACGCCGTCAACATCCTGCGCAACGCGGGCGACATCGTGGTGCTCACCGTCAAGCACTACCGCGCGGCCACGCCCTTCCTGCAGAAGCAAG CGGACGGCGCGTCCGATACCGACAGCAGTACGGGGGATGAGCACCCCTCACTACATAACAAAGTAGATGCCAATTGCAACTCGGAGCGAACAGCGGATACTAATGGAGGATGGCAG AGCGCGTGGGGTGACGCAGAGGAGAGCAGTCGGCCCGGCAGCGCGGCGGGCTCCACGAGAAGTTCTCGACCGCCTTCCGTGGCGTCCGACCGCCTCAACGATCGCGCGACCGAAGGCGCTAAGGAATGGGTTGACGTCATTTCCG TACCTTTAATGATGGGTTACGTCACGCGTTATGTTTTCGGAACGGACAAGTTACGACCGGGAGCTTTCGAG GTGCGCGGCGCGCGGCCGCAGGTGACGACGGGCGTCATTCACGTGGATGAACCGGCAGCGCTCTCGCACTGGCTCAAGAGCATCTCCGACAACATCATGGGACTTACTAATTTacag ATGAAGCTGTTCAACCGGCACCTGTCTGGCGGGGAGCGAATAGAGTACATGGGCTGGGTGCACGAAGGCCTAGTATCGGGTGCGCAGCCGTGGCAGACATACCGCCCTAAATTCCTCGTGTTGAAGGGAACTGATGTCATGCTGTTTGACGTTCCGCCG ACGAACATTACGGAATTGGCCAAGTGTCCAGAAACTTTGAAAGTGTACCAGACAATGTTCCGCACGGTCAAAGAGAGCGAGACGGTCGACTGGCGCCAACATTGCTTCCTCGTTCAAAGCAGTACCAGCCTCACAGCCGCTGCTGCGCCCCGATACTTCAGTGCGGAGACCAGGCATGAGCTACTGAGGCTGGAGGCTGCTTGGACGGCTAACATCGTCAATTCAGTAGTGCGGCTCGGG AAGAAAACATTCACGGTGGTGCATATGGGTCGCGCGGCGGGGCTGACGTTGGACTGGTCGTCCGGCTTCTCCCTGAGCGAGGGCACGCCGGGCGCGGCGCCCGTGTGGTCCTACAG GTTTTCACAGCTCAGAGGTTCAAGTGACGACGGGAAATCCAAACTGAAATTACATTTCCAAGATACTGAGACCAAAGTTATTGAGACAAAG GAATTGGAGTGTCAAATACTCCAGAGCCTCCTGTTCTGTATGCACGCGTTTCTCACGGCCAAGGTGGCGTCCGTAGACCCCGCATTCCTCGCGTCCATACAGCAGGCCAACTGA